The proteins below are encoded in one region of Segatella copri:
- the secDF gene encoding protein translocase subunit SecDF — translation MQNKGIVICVAVLLTLASIFYLSFSFATRYYDSEAAKIKDPIAQQDYKDSVKYLGVYSYQNCLETQIGLGLDLKGGMNVILEISVPDVLENLADHKTDAGFTNAMKEARAQEEANGGDFVSLFINAYHKSAPGHKLAEVFATQQLQGKVSPQSSDAEVEKAIRASVQDAIDNSFNVVRTRIDKFGVVQPNIQKLEGQQGRIMVEMPGISQPERMRKMLQGSANLEFWETYNSEEIAPYLQQLDTRIANGDNGQEEKDSVAADSAAAKKEVAKAEPKKAEAKFSIKKKDDAASKVGEDAQNAAAIKAHPLLARLQLGGGLSTVGYASVRDTAAINKIIYSAVAKRVLPSDLRLLWSAKPADNLKAKNIFELHALKVTTTTGRAPLEGDVITDAKDEFDQMGSPVVSMKMNTEGARKWAQMTKANVGKAIAIVLDGVVYSAPRVNGEIDGGSSQISGNFTIEDTKDLANTLKSGRMPAPARIVQEEVVGPTLGAQSIQMGIVSFVVAFVLLMVYMVMMYNIIPGMMANLALLVNVFFTLGILTSFQAALTLPGLAGMVLSLGTAVDANVLIYERIKEELRSGKGMKQAVAAGYGNAFSAIFDSNLTSLITGVILLTTGTGPIRGFATTWIIGIVVSFFTAVFLTRLVYDYKLNHDKWMHCKFDTPVSHNLMQGKKYKFMSMYKTTFTVAIVAAVVFIGSFFVRGLSKSIDFTGGRNYVVQFENPVEPEQIRTVLGDAFVNADGSKATTGAIAIGTDGKTIRVSTNYMIESNSPTVDDEAETILYNALKKANLVSQKSVEAFKNPDVRQGGSIISSTKVGPSVAKDITMGAIYSVLFALIAIFLYILIRFRNVAFSVGSTVALAFDALTVIGFYSLLWGLVPFSLEIDQTFIGAILTVVGYSINDKVVVFDRIRENLKLHPKGDRQQLFNASINETLARTINTSTSTLLVLLCIFILGGDSIRSFSFAMILGVVFGTLSSIFIASPMAYIVLGRKIKEEPAEEVAEVK, via the coding sequence ATGCAAAACAAAGGAATTGTAATTTGTGTAGCCGTCTTACTGACACTCGCAAGTATCTTCTATTTGTCATTCTCGTTTGCCACACGTTACTATGACAGCGAGGCTGCAAAGATTAAAGATCCTATTGCTCAGCAGGATTATAAGGATTCTGTTAAGTACTTAGGTGTTTATTCTTACCAGAACTGCTTGGAGACTCAGATTGGTCTTGGACTTGACCTTAAGGGCGGTATGAATGTAATTCTTGAGATTTCTGTACCTGATGTACTTGAAAACCTTGCCGATCATAAGACCGACGCTGGTTTTACCAATGCCATGAAGGAAGCTAGAGCTCAGGAAGAAGCTAACGGTGGTGACTTCGTGTCACTTTTCATTAACGCTTATCATAAGAGCGCACCAGGTCATAAACTCGCAGAAGTGTTCGCTACCCAGCAGTTGCAGGGCAAGGTTTCTCCTCAGAGCAGCGACGCAGAGGTAGAGAAGGCTATCCGCGCTTCTGTACAGGATGCTATCGACAACTCTTTCAACGTTGTCCGCACCCGTATCGATAAGTTTGGTGTTGTACAGCCTAACATCCAGAAGTTGGAAGGTCAGCAGGGCCGTATCATGGTAGAAATGCCAGGTATCAGCCAGCCAGAGCGTATGCGTAAGATGCTCCAGGGTAGTGCAAACCTTGAGTTCTGGGAGACATACAACTCAGAGGAAATCGCTCCTTATCTCCAGCAGCTTGATACTCGTATTGCAAATGGTGATAATGGTCAGGAGGAGAAAGACTCTGTAGCTGCAGATTCTGCTGCCGCTAAAAAGGAAGTTGCTAAGGCTGAACCTAAGAAGGCTGAGGCTAAGTTCTCTATCAAGAAGAAGGACGATGCTGCAAGCAAGGTAGGCGAGGATGCTCAGAATGCTGCTGCTATCAAGGCTCACCCATTGTTGGCTCGTTTGCAGCTCGGTGGTGGTTTGAGTACTGTTGGTTATGCTAGCGTTCGCGATACTGCTGCCATCAACAAGATTATCTACTCTGCTGTGGCTAAGCGCGTTTTGCCATCAGACTTGCGTCTGCTTTGGAGTGCTAAGCCAGCTGATAACCTGAAGGCTAAGAATATCTTCGAGCTTCACGCCTTGAAGGTGACTACCACTACAGGTCGTGCTCCTTTGGAGGGTGATGTAATTACCGATGCTAAGGACGAGTTCGACCAGATGGGTTCACCTGTTGTTAGCATGAAGATGAATACTGAGGGCGCACGTAAGTGGGCTCAGATGACCAAGGCTAACGTAGGTAAGGCTATTGCTATCGTTTTGGATGGCGTAGTTTACTCTGCTCCTCGTGTAAACGGCGAGATTGATGGTGGTAGCTCTCAGATTTCCGGTAACTTCACTATCGAGGATACCAAGGACTTGGCTAACACATTGAAGTCTGGTCGTATGCCAGCTCCTGCACGTATCGTTCAGGAGGAGGTTGTAGGCCCTACACTCGGTGCACAGTCTATCCAGATGGGTATTGTATCATTCGTTGTAGCTTTCGTACTCCTGATGGTTTACATGGTGATGATGTACAACATCATTCCTGGTATGATGGCTAACTTGGCATTGCTCGTCAATGTATTCTTCACGCTGGGTATTCTGACGTCCTTCCAGGCGGCTCTGACGTTACCAGGTCTTGCCGGTATGGTCTTGTCTCTGGGTACTGCCGTGGATGCCAACGTGCTTATATATGAACGTATCAAGGAGGAGCTCCGCTCCGGTAAGGGTATGAAGCAGGCTGTAGCTGCCGGTTATGGCAACGCTTTCTCTGCTATCTTCGACTCTAACTTGACATCTTTGATTACTGGTGTTATCCTGTTGACTACCGGTACAGGTCCTATCCGTGGTTTCGCTACTACATGGATCATCGGTATCGTAGTTTCATTCTTCACTGCTGTGTTCCTGACTCGTCTGGTTTACGATTATAAGTTGAACCACGATAAGTGGATGCACTGCAAGTTTGATACTCCAGTTTCTCACAACCTCATGCAGGGCAAGAAGTATAAGTTCATGTCTATGTACAAGACTACCTTCACCGTTGCCATCGTAGCAGCTGTGGTATTCATAGGTAGCTTCTTTGTTCGTGGCTTGAGCAAGAGTATCGACTTTACTGGTGGTCGTAACTATGTAGTACAGTTCGAGAACCCTGTAGAGCCTGAGCAGATCCGTACTGTTCTTGGTGATGCATTCGTTAATGCAGATGGTTCTAAGGCAACTACTGGCGCTATCGCTATCGGTACAGACGGTAAGACTATCCGTGTATCTACCAACTATATGATTGAGAGCAACAGTCCAACTGTTGACGATGAGGCTGAGACTATCCTTTACAATGCCTTGAAGAAGGCTAACCTGGTTTCTCAGAAGAGTGTTGAGGCATTCAAGAACCCAGATGTTCGTCAGGGTGGTTCTATCATCAGTAGTACAAAGGTAGGTCCTTCTGTAGCTAAGGATATCACTATGGGTGCTATCTATAGTGTGCTCTTCGCATTGATTGCTATCTTCCTCTACATCCTGATACGTTTCCGCAACGTGGCCTTCTCTGTAGGTTCTACTGTAGCTTTGGCATTTGATGCCTTGACAGTAATCGGTTTCTACTCACTCCTGTGGGGTCTCGTTCCATTCTCACTGGAGATTGACCAGACCTTCATCGGTGCTATCCTGACCGTGGTAGGTTACTCTATCAACGATAAGGTGGTTGTATTCGACCGTATCCGTGAGAACTTGAAGTTGCATCCTAAGGGCGACCGTCAGCAGCTCTTCAATGCATCTATCAATGAGACATTGGCTCGTACCATCAATACATCTACATCTACATTGCTCGTGTTGCTCTGTATCTTCATCCTCGGTGGTGACAGCATCCGCAGCTTCTCATTCGCAATGATCCTGGGTGTTGTATTCGGTACATTGTCATCTATCTTCATTGCATCTCCAATGGCTTACATCGTTCTTGGTCGTAAGATTAAGGAAGAGCCAGCTGAGGAGGTTGCTGAAGTTAAGTAA
- a CDS encoding endonuclease/exonuclease/phosphatase family protein, whose product MFKGFKEFTYKMVAGANVATIIIMLLVGFSDFFQPEKFAALANLGLLFPVFLIVNLGFLLFWLLFRSKYAIIPFLGFLICFVPVRKYMPINFSGETPKGCIKVLSYNTWNFGAQTEDAEGTNICIAYLQEQDADIVCLQEACPTSRNIEQIDSMLKPMYAYQDTTMHVNGGNCLMLLSKYPILSKERIPYESKGNMSVAYRLKVKDREVLLINNHLETTGLSLEDRRQFKNLVIGKLQVDTAEETSKLLVVKLAEATKKRAPEAEAVAKYIQQHKEQSIILCGDFNDGPISYAHRTIAKDLTDCYIASGNGPGISYHHGGFFVRIDNIMCSDDWEPYECKVDDKIAVSDHYPIICKLKMRPKKQK is encoded by the coding sequence ATGTTTAAAGGATTTAAGGAATTTACATATAAGATGGTAGCTGGTGCTAATGTGGCAACTATCATCATCATGTTGCTGGTGGGCTTTTCTGACTTCTTTCAGCCGGAAAAGTTCGCCGCATTGGCTAATCTTGGCTTACTTTTCCCGGTTTTTCTTATAGTTAACTTAGGCTTTTTGCTTTTCTGGTTGCTCTTCCGGTCTAAGTATGCCATTATTCCATTCTTAGGCTTCTTGATCTGTTTTGTTCCTGTCCGCAAGTATATGCCAATCAACTTTTCTGGCGAAACTCCAAAAGGTTGTATCAAAGTTCTATCATATAATACCTGGAATTTTGGTGCACAGACAGAGGATGCCGAAGGAACTAATATCTGTATTGCTTATCTGCAGGAGCAGGATGCTGATATTGTTTGTCTGCAGGAAGCATGTCCTACTTCCCGGAATATTGAACAGATAGATAGCATGCTCAAGCCCATGTATGCTTATCAGGATACAACGATGCACGTGAATGGTGGAAATTGTCTTATGTTGCTCAGTAAATACCCTATTCTTTCAAAAGAGCGAATTCCTTATGAATCGAAAGGAAATATGAGTGTAGCGTATCGTCTGAAAGTGAAAGATAGAGAGGTCCTTCTCATCAATAATCATTTGGAAACAACCGGCTTAAGTTTAGAGGACAGACGCCAGTTCAAGAATCTGGTTATCGGAAAATTGCAGGTTGATACTGCAGAAGAAACGTCCAAACTGCTCGTTGTAAAACTTGCCGAGGCAACAAAGAAACGGGCTCCGGAGGCTGAGGCTGTAGCAAAATACATTCAGCAGCATAAAGAACAGAGTATTATTTTGTGCGGTGACTTTAATGATGGTCCTATCTCTTATGCTCATCGAACGATAGCTAAAGATTTGACGGATTGCTACATTGCAAGTGGTAACGGACCGGGTATCAGCTATCATCATGGAGGCTTTTTTGTTCGCATTGACAATATCATGTGTTCAGACGATTGGGAGCCTTATGAATGTAAAGTTGATGATAAAATCGCCGTTTCAGACCACTATCCTATCATTTGTAAGCTAAAAATGCGCCCTAAAAAGCAAAAATAG
- a CDS encoding rhomboid family intramembrane serine protease produces the protein MRNIPIVTKNLLIVNVVAFLACMLMDKSMGGGSELTDMFGLHFFLASDFHIYQLVTYMFMHGGFQHILFNMFALWMFGCVVERVWGPKKFLFYYIVCGVGAGLFQEAAQYITYVAKDMAAYDYVSVNGARITMEQYLNLWTTVGASGAIYAILLAFGMIYPNERLFIFPLPVPIKAKFFVIGYAVIELVSTFSLSDDGVAHIAHLGGMVFGFFLIRYWRKQIGNGYYQSNSADAFDKLKGMFGGKRRAGRTHFTYTKNESYNPTYEQDAECKTNEKVVSQEEIDRILDKIRKSGYDSLTQSEKQMLFDQSNK, from the coding sequence ATGCGCAATATTCCAATTGTAACAAAGAATTTGCTGATAGTGAATGTAGTAGCATTCCTGGCATGCATGCTGATGGACAAGAGTATGGGTGGCGGTTCTGAACTGACAGATATGTTTGGGCTTCATTTCTTCCTGGCATCCGATTTCCATATTTATCAGTTAGTTACCTACATGTTTATGCATGGTGGTTTCCAGCATATTCTCTTTAATATGTTTGCCTTATGGATGTTTGGCTGTGTGGTTGAAAGAGTTTGGGGACCAAAGAAATTCCTTTTTTATTACATAGTGTGTGGAGTGGGAGCAGGTTTGTTCCAGGAAGCTGCACAGTATATTACCTATGTGGCAAAGGATATGGCAGCTTATGATTATGTTAGTGTTAATGGAGCCAGAATAACAATGGAGCAATATCTGAACCTATGGACTACCGTGGGTGCTTCAGGAGCTATTTATGCCATATTGCTTGCCTTTGGTATGATTTATCCAAACGAGCGTCTCTTCATTTTCCCGTTGCCAGTTCCTATTAAAGCTAAATTCTTCGTGATAGGCTATGCTGTCATAGAATTGGTTTCAACATTCTCTCTCTCTGATGACGGTGTGGCTCATATTGCCCATTTAGGAGGTATGGTCTTTGGATTCTTCCTGATCCGTTATTGGCGTAAGCAGATTGGTAATGGTTACTATCAGTCTAATTCTGCTGATGCATTCGATAAGTTGAAAGGTATGTTCGGCGGAAAGCGTCGGGCAGGTAGAACGCATTTTACTTATACCAAGAATGAATCTTATAATCCGACTTATGAACAGGATGCTGAATGTAAGACCAATGAAAAGGTCGTATCTCAGGAAGAGATAGATAGGATCTTGGATAAGATAAGGAAAAGCGGTTATGATAGCTTGACTCAGAGTGAAAAGCAGATGCTCTTTGATCAGAGTAATAAGTAG
- a CDS encoding HU family DNA-binding protein, whose translation MNKTELIDKIAAGAEITKAQAKAALEATTNALKEALIAGDKIQLVGFGTFSINERPAREGINPATKEKIQIAAKKVAKFKAGAELADAINK comes from the coding sequence ATGAACAAGACAGAATTGATTGACAAGATTGCAGCAGGTGCTGAGATTACAAAGGCACAGGCTAAGGCCGCTCTTGAAGCTACAACAAACGCATTGAAGGAAGCCCTCATTGCAGGTGACAAGATCCAGTTGGTAGGTTTCGGTACATTCAGCATTAACGAGCGTCCTGCTCGTGAGGGTATCAATCCAGCTACTAAGGAGAAGATCCAGATTGCAGCTAAAAAGGTTGCTAAGTTCAAGGCTGGTGCTGAGCTTGCAGATGCAATCAACAAATAA
- a CDS encoding gluconate 5-dehydrogenase produces MDFNKLFSLEGKVALVTGAAYGIGFAIAEAYAKAGAKIAFNCRSQHHMDQALADYKAKGIEAKGYICDVTDEEQVKNMVADIEKELGVIDILVNNAGIIKRIPMTEMSVDDFKQVIDIDLTAPFIVSKAVIPGMIKKGHGKIINICSMMSELGRETVSAYAAAKGGLKMLTRNICSEYGEYNIQCNGLGPGYIATPQTAPLRERQADGSRHPFDSFICAKTPAGRWLEPEELAGPAVFLASDASNAVNGHILYVDGGILAYIGKQPK; encoded by the coding sequence ATGGACTTTAATAAACTATTCTCATTGGAGGGTAAGGTTGCCCTCGTAACAGGTGCCGCATACGGTATCGGTTTCGCTATTGCTGAGGCTTATGCCAAAGCTGGTGCTAAGATTGCTTTCAATTGCCGTAGCCAACACCACATGGATCAGGCTCTTGCAGATTACAAAGCAAAGGGTATTGAGGCAAAGGGTTATATCTGTGATGTAACAGATGAGGAACAGGTGAAAAACATGGTAGCTGACATCGAGAAGGAACTTGGTGTTATTGATATTTTGGTAAACAACGCAGGTATTATCAAGCGTATTCCTATGACAGAGATGTCTGTAGATGACTTCAAGCAGGTTATTGACATTGACCTCACTGCACCTTTCATCGTATCAAAGGCAGTTATCCCTGGTATGATCAAGAAGGGTCATGGTAAGATTATCAACATCTGCTCTATGATGAGCGAGCTGGGTCGTGAGACTGTTTCTGCATACGCAGCAGCCAAGGGTGGCTTGAAGATGTTGACGCGTAACATCTGCTCAGAGTATGGTGAGTACAACATCCAGTGCAATGGCTTGGGCCCTGGTTACATTGCAACTCCTCAGACAGCACCTCTCCGTGAGCGTCAGGCTGATGGTAGCCGTCATCCATTCGACAGCTTCATCTGTGCAAAGACTCCTGCAGGTCGCTGGTTGGAACCAGAAGAGTTGGCTGGTCCTGCTGTTTTCTTGGCTTCAGATGCTTCTAATGCAGTGAATGGTCACATTCTCTACGTAGATGGTGGTATCTTGGCATATATCGGAAAACAGCCAAAATAA
- a CDS encoding FecR family protein codes for MMKINKNEQDFVLKYFQPGKLDTRKALYKVKARAGIADEEVSHAATVSLRMRRIRWIAVAASILVLFTIGAYTLLQPKTVTLSAESEVVAYHLPDGTKVSLMPHSSLSYQEDDCRKVEMKGCIYYQVKHDEQHPFDVMGEHGHVRVLGTQFMVDERTDAPEVMVTSGKVLFTARNSEEGVFLIKGKRARLLKGAAQPKLLADYDINDVAWATHRLHFDNTPLSEVLEELSKLSGISYTASDESKRLTGDFDTNSIPQVIQVIEETLGVQIR; via the coding sequence ATGATGAAGATCAACAAGAATGAACAGGATTTTGTGCTGAAGTATTTTCAGCCGGGCAAGCTGGATACCAGGAAGGCTTTGTATAAGGTGAAGGCTCGGGCAGGCATTGCTGATGAAGAGGTTTCGCATGCAGCAACTGTATCTTTACGCATGCGTCGCATCCGCTGGATAGCTGTGGCTGCATCTATTCTGGTGCTCTTCACCATAGGAGCCTATACGCTTTTGCAGCCAAAGACGGTGACGCTTTCTGCCGAATCGGAAGTAGTGGCGTATCATCTGCCTGATGGAACGAAGGTTTCGTTGATGCCTCATTCTTCTCTTTCCTATCAGGAAGATGATTGCAGAAAGGTGGAGATGAAGGGCTGCATCTATTATCAGGTGAAGCATGATGAACAGCATCCTTTCGATGTGATGGGAGAGCATGGACACGTAAGAGTGCTCGGTACCCAGTTTATGGTGGATGAAAGAACAGATGCTCCCGAAGTGATGGTAACCAGCGGAAAGGTGCTTTTCACAGCTCGTAACTCTGAAGAGGGTGTCTTCCTGATTAAAGGCAAGCGGGCACGTCTATTGAAAGGGGCTGCCCAGCCTAAGTTGTTGGCAGATTATGATATCAATGATGTGGCATGGGCTACCCATCGCCTGCATTTTGACAACACTCCATTATCCGAAGTATTGGAGGAACTTTCTAAATTATCTGGTATAAGCTATACGGCTTCTGATGAGAGCAAGCGTCTAACGGGTGATTTTGATACGAATTCCATCCCACAGGTCATCCAAGTAATAGAAGAAACATTGGGTGTTCAGATAAGATAA